From the Bacillota bacterium genome, the window TCACCGATGTCAAGCTGGCCCCCCAGGCCGACTGGACGAAAGTGATCGTGCTGGCCGTAATGATCGCCATCAGCGGTTTGACCCGCTTCATCCAGGAATACCGGTCGACGAGGGCCGCCGAGCAATTGCAGGCGATGGTCCGGACCACGGCCACCGCCATCAGGCCTTCGGTCGGAGCCGGGCTTCCCACGACTCCGAACGGGGCGAAGAACTTCCGCGAGGTGCCGATCGCCGACCTCGTGCCGGGCGACCTTGTCGTTCTCGCCGCCGGGGACATGATCCCGGCCGATCTGCGCGTGATCAGCTCCAAGGACCTGTTCGTCAGCCAGTCGGCTCTGACCGGCGAATCCCTGCCCGTCGAGAAGTACCACACGCCGACGGACTCTCCGGCGGACTCTTCGGCGGACGCCCCGGCGGGCCCGAGCGTGGGCAGCCCGCTCGAGGCCCGAACCCTTTGCTTCATGGGCACTAACGTCGTCAGCGGCTCGGCCACAGGGGTCATCGTGAAGACCGGCCGCCGGACCTATTTCGGCTCCATGGCCGGAAGCATCCTCGGGCATCGGACGATGACCAGCTTCGACGTTGGCGTCAACAAGATGAGCTGGGTGCTGATCCGTTTCATCGTGGCCATGGTGCCGATCGTCTTCTTCATCAACTGGCTCACCAAGGGCAGTTGGAGCGAGGCGCTGCTGTTCGCGCTGGCCGTGGCCGTCGGAGTCACCCCGGAGATGCTCCCCATGGTCGTGTCGGCCAACCTGGCCAAGGGCTCGGTCAGGATGGCCAAGTACAAGGTCATCGTCAAGCGGCTGAACTCGATCCAGAACTTCGGAGCCATGGACATCCTTTGCACCGACAAGACCGGCACCCTCACTCAGGACAAGGTCCTGCTCGAGCGGCATCTCGACGTCACCGGTCATACAAGCCGGGAGGTCCTGCGTCTGGCGTTCCTGAACAGCTACCACCAGACGGGGCTGAGGAACCTGCTGGACCACGCGATCATCGATCATGTGGAAATGGATGAGGAAGAAGCCATCCTCGCCCAATACCCGAAGATCGATGAGATCCCGTTCGACTTCATGCGGCGACGCATGTCGGTCGTTGTTCAGAACGGCGGGGGCAGGCATCTTCTGATCTGCAAGGGCGCGGTCGAGGAGATTTTCCGGATCTCAGAGCGTTTTGAGCTGGACGGCCGGATCATGCCCCTCGACGAGGCGACCAAGCAGGACATCGCCGGCGTCACCACGGCCATGAATGAAGACGGACTGCGGGTCGTGGCGGTCGCCTACAAAGCTATTGAGGACCAGGCCAAGCAAAAAGACAGCTACTCCGTGGCCGACGAGAGCGACCTCATCCTCGTGTGGGCTACATCGGCTTCCTCGATCCGGCCAAGGAGACCGCCGGCGAGGCCGTCCGCGCCCTCTATGAATACGGGGTCGACGTCAAGATCCTGACCGGCGACAACGACCTCGTGTCCCGCAAGATCTGTCGGGATGTCGGCATCGAGGTCAAGAATGTCGTTCTGGGAGACGAGATCGACCGCCTGTCCGACGCGGAACTGGCCAACCTGGCCGAGAGGACGACCGTCTTCGCCAAGCTGAACCCGTTGCACAAGTCCCGCGTCATCCTGGCCCTCAGGAGCAAGGGCCACACGGTCGGCTACATGGGTGACGGCATCAACGACGCGCCCGCCCTCCGCGACGCCGATGTCGGCATCTCGGTTGACACGGCCGCGGACATCGCCAAGGAGTCGGCCGACATCATCCTG encodes:
- the mgtA gene encoding magnesium-translocating P-type ATPase; translation: MYRHTSAMAAVDTELLRKVADATPEGALLMLGSAPQGLTDDQVDERVRQYGKNEVAREKPPKWYIQLLGAFSNPFSGILVVLGCASYLTDVKLAPQADWTKVIVLAVMIAISGLTRFIQEYRSTRAAEQLQAMVRTTATAIRPSVGAGLPTTPNGAKNFREVPIADLVPGDLVVLAAGDMIPADLRVISSKDLFVSQSALTGESLPVEKYHTPTDSPADSSADAPAGPSVGSPLEARTLCFMGTNVVSGSATGVIVKTGRRTYFGSMAGSILGHRTMTSFDVGVNKMSWVLIRFIVAMVPIVFFINWLTKGSWSEALLFALAVAVGVTPEMLPMVVSANLAKGSVRMAKYKVIVKRLNSIQNFGAMDILCTDKTGTLTQDKVLLERHLDVTGHTSREVLRLAFLNSYHQTGLRNLLDHAIIDHVEMDEEEAILAQYPKIDEIPFDFMRRRMSVVVQNGGGRHLLICKGAVEEIFRISERFELDGRIMPLDEATKQDIAGVTTAMNEDGLRVVAVAYKAIEDQAKQKDSYSVADESDLILVWATSASSIRPRRPPARPSAPSMNTGSTSRS